From a single Halococcus sediminicola genomic region:
- a CDS encoding putative quinol monooxygenase, whose translation MTDANVALLIRMEAQSGKESDVEEFLRSALPLAEDEPDTTTWFALRMGESTFGIFDTFPDESGREAHLSGEIAGALEENADELLAEPPQIEEVEVLEAKLP comes from the coding sequence ATGACCGATGCGAACGTGGCGCTGCTCATTCGAATGGAGGCACAGTCCGGAAAAGAGTCGGATGTCGAGGAGTTCCTTCGCTCGGCGCTCCCGCTGGCCGAGGACGAACCCGACACCACCACGTGGTTCGCGCTCCGGATGGGCGAATCGACGTTCGGTATCTTCGATACTTTCCCGGACGAATCCGGCCGGGAAGCCCACCTCTCGGGCGAGATCGCCGGTGCGCTGGAGGAAAACGCGGACGAACTCCTCGCGGAACCGCCCCAGATAGAGGAAGTCGAGGTTCTGGAAGCGAAGCTTCCCTGA
- a CDS encoding transposase, translated as MYVEDGHKYPSEVKRLGRVVNAFTDASLENLQDICTVHFGVRPSDQQLCNWITENTREIVENDLPQYSGVYTYDEQYLRIDGERAYRFVLYDDLMDAPVGECVADRLTKDAVRDFLTELLDDKPAYVITTDGRDEYAEIVEDDIGAFHHRCHFHFLRNGEKKLRNAVFRSIRHSDAEKLHAAIVWSEFKSVFAAPSYTAALRRFEAVLDKVEHLPSAIRTYVEEVMENFDKFLVHLRDEWVPSTTNNCERYFGHTKPTLHPRRFRSIEGARSFLKTQMTVRTVKHGLVSRETSLALARELFPALDLDEVTDLFTETKQRYLWSRDLEAG; from the coding sequence TTGTACGTCGAAGACGGCCACAAGTATCCGTCCGAGGTCAAGCGATTAGGACGCGTCGTGAATGCGTTCACCGACGCGTCTCTCGAAAACCTCCAGGACATCTGTACCGTTCACTTTGGTGTCCGTCCGTCCGATCAGCAGCTGTGTAACTGGATCACGGAAAATACGAGGGAGATCGTCGAGAACGATCTCCCGCAGTATTCGGGTGTGTACACCTACGATGAGCAGTATCTCCGCATTGACGGTGAGCGTGCCTATCGATTCGTTCTCTACGACGATCTGATGGATGCGCCGGTCGGCGAATGCGTCGCCGACCGGCTTACCAAGGACGCCGTTCGTGACTTTCTCACGGAACTCCTTGACGACAAGCCCGCCTACGTAATCACCACCGACGGCCGTGACGAGTACGCCGAGATCGTCGAAGACGACATCGGCGCGTTCCACCATCGGTGTCACTTTCATTTCCTGCGAAATGGTGAGAAGAAGCTCCGGAACGCCGTGTTCCGGAGCATCCGCCATTCGGACGCGGAGAAACTTCACGCTGCAATCGTCTGGAGCGAATTCAAGAGTGTATTCGCTGCTCCCTCGTATACAGCGGCTCTGCGGCGGTTCGAGGCAGTGCTCGACAAGGTCGAGCATCTGCCGTCAGCGATACGGACATACGTCGAGGAGGTGATGGAGAACTTCGACAAGTTCCTGGTGCATCTCCGGGATGAGTGGGTCCCGAGCACAACCAACAACTGTGAACGCTACTTCGGGCACACGAAACCGACGCTTCATCCGCGTCGGTTTCGTTCGATCGAGGGCGCTCGCTCCTTCCTGAAGACGCAGATGACCGTGCGGACGGTCAAACACGGGTTGGTTTCCAGAGAGACATCGCTCGCGCTGGCGCGCGAGCTCTTTCCCGCCCTTGATTTGGACGAGGTAACGGACCTGTTCACGGAGACGAAGCAGCGCTATCTCTGGAGCCGCGATCTCGAAGCTGGCTGA
- the spt4 gene encoding transcription elongation factor subunit Spt4, producing MDVACRECHSLHEASVQTCPVCGSSSLSDDWAGCVIVAHPNQSDVAGTMNVTQLGTYALKVR from the coding sequence ATCGACGTGGCCTGCCGGGAGTGTCACAGTCTCCACGAGGCGAGCGTGCAAACCTGTCCCGTCTGTGGCTCGTCGAGCCTCAGTGATGACTGGGCGGGCTGTGTCATCGTTGCCCACCCGAACCAAAGCGATGTCGCAGGGACGATGAACGTCACCCAGCTAGGGACGTACGCGCTGAAGGTTCGATAA
- a CDS encoding recombinase family protein, protein MQIAAYVRVSTDDQNEDRQMRAIRQKYSEEETSNQIEWFCDLGESGASTSRQEYQRLREHVAEYDVVVAHELDRLGRSFADLAGFVEDLREKSVDIDLVNQPIGTVGEDDWMAEMMLNMMMVFADAERKMIRSRVQEGIDAAIADGKRVGRPPFGYTVEDGFLQQIPAEYVRTQTFIREVRKGREKHATAAFFEIPDSAVQSILARAEANYDVPFDNDQWRLERAKVSAGEKDLPALDAQNGHPPIPTRSPEQ, encoded by the coding sequence ATGCAGATCGCCGCCTACGTCCGCGTCTCGACCGACGACCAGAACGAGGATCGCCAGATGCGTGCGATCCGCCAGAAGTACAGCGAGGAGGAGACCTCGAACCAGATCGAGTGGTTCTGCGACCTCGGCGAGAGCGGGGCCTCGACCTCCCGGCAGGAGTATCAGCGCCTCCGCGAGCACGTCGCCGAGTACGACGTGGTGGTTGCTCACGAACTCGATCGGCTCGGTCGGTCGTTCGCCGACCTCGCTGGCTTTGTCGAGGACCTCCGCGAGAAGAGCGTCGACATCGACCTCGTGAACCAGCCGATTGGGACGGTCGGCGAGGACGACTGGATGGCCGAGATGATGCTCAACATGATGATGGTGTTCGCCGACGCCGAGCGAAAGATGATCCGCTCGCGCGTCCAGGAGGGTATCGACGCCGCCATCGCCGACGGGAAGCGCGTTGGCCGCCCACCTTTCGGCTACACCGTCGAGGACGGCTTCCTCCAGCAGATTCCCGCCGAGTACGTCCGCACCCAAACGTTCATCCGCGAGGTTCGCAAGGGCCGCGAGAAACACGCCACCGCCGCCTTCTTCGAAATCCCCGATTCAGCGGTCCAGAGCATCCTCGCACGGGCCGAGGCGAACTACGACGTCCCGTTCGACAACGACCAGTGGCGGCTCGAACGCGCAAAGGTCAGCGCTGGCGAGAAGGATCTCCCGGCGCTCGACGCCCAGAACGGCCACCCACCCATACCGACGAGAAGCCCAGAGCAGTAG
- a CDS encoding transposase — MVAAALIADATGYNGQSQFFEGESDGSGDDLDRFIADVTTIAQSQCERWETYADIETLVCHLPIDHLTFAAHDSLAPYSGRYPMPVHVRAGLLKKLNGWDETALHDYLRAHPSLRQKLGFESLPNQSTFWRAWNERFSEHLRDAVQECADTIVRAARACEVSLPDRIETHEPAGSEDDSRPEHQIVAVKTDEVWQQAKPFVTDAFALDRGQNWQIHESAFWEQHAYMGMREDMYARSGPASFSLDTTRERIPTGSTHRYQIGKLSIAEIREMLRSTTRMLIARARQNGELDGPVFAAIDVTKGFPFTGDEEGHEDDILGYKDGNDYYQWAVLKIVGMDVPLVLDAIPRVRGQSKDEIVEKLLSQATEMVDIDLVMMDREFDSDPVKNTCEEYDVHYLNPTRIFATSDEADTIEWMYRNGERFHVTEEKADDGTPTRKQVYLPKHSNSDDDEDEEDDLSAVWTELCGEWEFEDVDSEPSEGLSFSRLLADIQREEAVEERKQRAQEGEVDTGETVVFETNHPYVTAGDADDQQMDGKAFVHMIERLIRWYRHRWGIENGFKKQKHFMVRTTSTERDYRFFNFAFACVLYNVWRLVDLLVKIAIDGENRSYAPRVDANQFLTVAKQYHGLDPPD, encoded by the coding sequence ATGGTTGCAGCGGCTCTCATCGCCGACGCCACCGGCTACAACGGCCAGTCCCAGTTTTTCGAGGGCGAATCCGACGGGAGTGGTGATGACCTCGACAGATTCATCGCGGATGTCACGACCATCGCGCAATCACAGTGCGAGCGATGGGAGACCTACGCCGACATCGAGACGCTGGTCTGCCACCTCCCGATCGATCATCTCACCTTTGCTGCGCACGACTCGCTAGCGCCGTATTCGGGACGGTATCCGATGCCGGTCCACGTTCGAGCCGGTCTGCTTAAGAAACTCAACGGCTGGGACGAAACTGCCCTCCACGACTACCTCCGAGCCCATCCCTCGCTCCGTCAAAAGCTCGGCTTTGAGTCGCTCCCGAATCAATCGACGTTCTGGCGTGCGTGGAACGAACGCTTCAGCGAACACCTGCGTGACGCCGTACAGGAGTGTGCCGATACGATTGTGAGGGCCGCACGCGCCTGCGAGGTGTCGCTTCCCGATCGGATCGAGACGCACGAACCGGCTGGCTCGGAGGACGACAGCCGTCCCGAACACCAGATCGTCGCCGTGAAGACCGACGAGGTCTGGCAGCAGGCCAAGCCGTTCGTGACCGACGCCTTCGCGCTTGACCGCGGCCAGAACTGGCAGATTCATGAGAGCGCCTTCTGGGAACAGCACGCCTACATGGGGATGCGCGAGGACATGTACGCGCGCAGCGGCCCCGCCTCGTTCTCGCTTGATACGACACGAGAGCGGATTCCCACGGGATCGACCCACCGCTACCAGATCGGGAAGCTCTCGATCGCGGAGATTCGGGAGATGCTGCGCAGCACCACGCGGATGTTGATCGCTCGCGCCCGCCAGAACGGTGAACTCGACGGGCCGGTCTTTGCGGCCATCGACGTGACCAAGGGCTTCCCGTTCACTGGCGACGAAGAGGGCCACGAAGACGATATCCTCGGGTACAAGGACGGCAACGACTACTACCAGTGGGCGGTGCTCAAGATCGTCGGGATGGACGTCCCGCTCGTTCTCGACGCCATCCCGCGCGTGCGCGGACAGTCGAAAGACGAGATCGTCGAGAAGCTCCTATCGCAGGCGACCGAGATGGTGGATATCGACCTCGTGATGATGGACCGCGAGTTCGATAGCGATCCAGTGAAGAATACCTGCGAGGAGTACGATGTCCACTATCTGAATCCCACGCGCATCTTCGCCACTAGCGACGAAGCAGACACCATCGAGTGGATGTACCGTAACGGCGAACGGTTCCACGTCACGGAGGAGAAAGCCGACGATGGGACGCCCACCCGCAAGCAGGTCTACCTCCCGAAGCACTCGAACTCGGACGACGACGAGGATGAAGAAGACGATCTCTCAGCAGTGTGGACGGAGCTGTGCGGCGAGTGGGAGTTCGAGGACGTGGATAGCGAACCGAGCGAGGGGTTGTCGTTTTCGCGGTTGCTCGCGGACATCCAGCGCGAAGAGGCAGTCGAAGAGCGTAAGCAGAGAGCACAGGAGGGAGAGGTGGACACCGGCGAAACCGTGGTATTCGAAACGAATCATCCTTACGTAACCGCGGGTGACGCCGACGATCAGCAGATGGACGGCAAGGCGTTCGTCCACATGATCGAACGGCTGATTCGATGGTATCGGCACCGTTGGGGTATTGAGAACGGCTTCAAGAAGCAGAAACACTTCATGGTGCGAACCACCTCGACTGAACGCGACTATCGGTTCTTCAACTTCGCGTTCGCGTGCGTGCTCTACAACGTGTGGCGGCTGGTGGACCTCCTGGTGAAGATTGCTATCGACGGCGAGAACAGGTCCTACGCGCCGCGGGTAGACGCAAACCAGTTTCTGACCGTGGCGAAGCAGTATCACGGACTCGATCCGCCTGACTGA
- a CDS encoding formate/nitrite transporter family protein → MSDEPEDSPPVVRDRAASGVPTAGWALGDRFSWDEIHQRLLAFADEEIDNTLSELLFSGFTAGFAIVLTFIGYTVGTATFPNNRFLAAVLYPIGFMYIILGRYELYTETTLPPVKLVLTRLASLPLLLRMWSVVLLANVIGAAFGAFILANTHVLTPAEMEVGAEFLQHGLELGWWDLFFKALFAGWLVAGVVWLHTATRDTISRVVITYLVFFTIPVLNLYHVVSSGAEALFVVFLKTPSPGVLTLIYEFWLPILLGNTTGGVVLVALASYAQAEKRRYPEIRVLSTREMLFSLKGGRPFETPRPGIQLPENGGGPEEESDTTR, encoded by the coding sequence ATGAGCGACGAACCCGAGGACTCGCCACCAGTCGTCCGGGACCGGGCTGCGTCCGGCGTCCCGACAGCGGGCTGGGCACTCGGTGATCGCTTCTCGTGGGATGAAATCCATCAACGGCTGCTCGCGTTCGCCGACGAGGAGATCGACAACACGCTCTCGGAACTGTTATTCAGCGGCTTCACAGCCGGCTTCGCGATCGTCTTGACGTTCATCGGCTACACGGTCGGGACCGCGACGTTCCCGAACAATAGATTCCTCGCCGCGGTGCTGTATCCGATCGGGTTCATGTATATTATTCTCGGACGGTACGAACTGTACACCGAGACCACTCTCCCACCGGTCAAGCTAGTGCTAACCCGGTTGGCCAGTCTCCCCTTGCTGTTACGCATGTGGAGCGTCGTCCTGCTGGCGAATGTCATCGGTGCCGCGTTCGGCGCGTTCATCCTCGCAAACACGCACGTACTTACGCCGGCAGAGATGGAGGTCGGAGCCGAATTCCTCCAGCACGGCCTCGAACTGGGCTGGTGGGACCTGTTCTTCAAGGCCCTGTTCGCGGGGTGGCTTGTTGCTGGCGTGGTGTGGCTCCATACGGCTACGCGAGACACAATCTCGCGTGTCGTAATCACTTATCTCGTCTTCTTCACGATTCCCGTTCTTAACCTGTACCACGTCGTGAGTTCGGGCGCTGAAGCACTCTTCGTCGTGTTCCTCAAGACGCCGAGTCCGGGGGTACTCACCCTGATTTATGAGTTCTGGCTTCCGATCTTGCTTGGCAACACGACTGGTGGCGTCGTATTGGTCGCGCTCGCGAGCTACGCGCAAGCCGAGAAACGCCGGTATCCGGAGATTCGGGTTCTGTCGACCCGGGAGATGCTATTTAGTTTGAAAGGCGGTCGCCCGTTCGAAACGCCGAGGCCGGGCATCCAGTTACCGGAAAACGGTGGTGGACCCGAGGAGGAATCCGACACAACCAGGTGA
- a CDS encoding zinc-dependent alcohol dehydrogenase family protein: MHAAVLEEYGEPLDIQDVDAPDPDPTGAVVEMEACGICRSDWHGWQGEWDWLGIQPDAGQILGHEPAGRVIAVGDEVENVAEGDQVTVPFNLGDGTCPQCRTGHGNTCENVRPLGFVESAPGAFAEELHVPTADQNAIPLPDGVSSVDMAGLGCRFMTSFHALAHQADISGGDWVAVHGCGGVGLSAVHIASALGGNVVAVDLKDEKLDKAEEIGASETVNASEVEDTPGEVKDITNGGAAVSVDALGVATTCQNSVMSLGTRGQHVQVGLSTQDEQGMVELPTDMMVMNEIEFIGSFGMAPTNYEEIFRMVDDGKLDPSAVVSGTVDLDDVSDQLASMSDFETMGIPVIDSF; the protein is encoded by the coding sequence ATGCATGCAGCTGTCCTCGAAGAGTACGGCGAACCGCTCGACATTCAGGACGTGGACGCACCCGATCCCGACCCGACGGGTGCGGTGGTCGAAATGGAGGCGTGTGGTATCTGTCGGAGCGATTGGCACGGCTGGCAGGGCGAGTGGGACTGGCTCGGCATCCAACCTGATGCGGGCCAAATCCTCGGTCACGAACCCGCGGGCAGAGTAATTGCGGTCGGCGACGAGGTCGAGAACGTGGCCGAGGGCGACCAAGTCACTGTTCCGTTCAACCTCGGCGATGGGACGTGTCCTCAGTGTCGCACCGGCCACGGCAATACGTGTGAGAACGTGCGTCCCCTCGGATTCGTGGAGTCAGCGCCCGGTGCGTTCGCTGAAGAACTCCACGTTCCGACGGCGGACCAAAACGCCATCCCGCTTCCCGATGGCGTTTCCTCGGTCGATATGGCCGGTCTCGGGTGTCGGTTCATGACCTCGTTTCACGCGCTCGCCCACCAAGCCGACATCTCGGGCGGTGACTGGGTCGCGGTCCACGGCTGTGGCGGCGTCGGTCTTTCGGCTGTCCACATCGCGAGTGCGCTCGGAGGGAACGTCGTCGCGGTCGATCTGAAGGACGAAAAACTCGACAAGGCCGAAGAAATCGGCGCGAGCGAGACGGTCAACGCGAGCGAGGTTGAGGATACCCCCGGCGAGGTGAAAGACATCACGAACGGTGGCGCGGCGGTCTCGGTCGACGCGCTCGGGGTCGCGACCACCTGCCAGAACTCCGTGATGAGCCTCGGCACCCGCGGCCAGCATGTTCAGGTCGGTCTCTCGACGCAGGACGAACAGGGCATGGTCGAACTGCCGACGGACATGATGGTGATGAATGAGATCGAGTTCATCGGCTCCTTTGGAATGGCCCCGACGAACTACGAAGAAATCTTTCGGATGGTCGACGACGGCAAACTCGACCCGAGCGCCGTAGTGTCCGGAACAGTGGATCTTGACGACGTTTCGGACCAGTTGGCGTCGATGAGCGACTTCGAGACGATGGGTATCCCCGTCATCGACAGTTTCTAG
- a CDS encoding transcription initiation factor IIB, translated as MEGNTTRIRTHESNEQTTEDTREETTGETERVCPECGGRLVNDAEHGETTCAECGLVVKEDEIDHGPEWRAFDSAERDRKKRTGAPTTKLMHDKGLSSQIGWQNKDAYGNALSSRKRQQMSRLRTWDERFRTRNSKERNLKQALAEIERMGSALGVPEDVRKTASVIYRRALSEDLLPGRSIEGVTTAALYAAIRQMGLPRSVEEVGAVSRVDEMEFKRAYRYINQELSLEVGPPAPDQYLPRFASDLNVNDETEGRARELIQTVMEEGAHSGKSPVGLAGAALYAAGILTNNRLTQDEVSEVVGVSTVTIRNRYQELLEVEGKRQQAEQREYTETEAAV; from the coding sequence TTGGAAGGCAACACAACCCGCATCCGTACGCACGAATCGAACGAACAAACCACTGAAGACACACGCGAAGAAACCACTGGCGAAACCGAACGCGTCTGCCCCGAGTGCGGTGGCCGACTCGTGAACGACGCCGAGCACGGCGAAACCACCTGCGCCGAGTGTGGTCTCGTTGTCAAGGAGGACGAGATCGATCACGGCCCCGAGTGGCGCGCGTTCGACTCGGCCGAACGCGATCGAAAGAAACGCACCGGCGCACCCACCACGAAGCTGATGCACGACAAGGGGCTGTCGAGCCAGATCGGCTGGCAGAACAAGGACGCCTACGGCAACGCCCTGAGTTCGCGCAAGCGCCAGCAGATGAGTCGCCTCCGCACGTGGGACGAGCGCTTTCGCACTCGCAACTCGAAGGAACGCAATCTCAAACAGGCGCTCGCCGAAATCGAGCGCATGGGGAGCGCGCTCGGCGTCCCGGAGGACGTCCGCAAGACCGCGAGCGTCATCTACCGACGGGCGCTCTCGGAGGATCTCCTGCCAGGGCGCTCCATCGAGGGCGTCACGACCGCCGCGCTGTACGCCGCGATTCGCCAGATGGGACTTCCCCGAAGCGTCGAGGAGGTCGGAGCGGTGTCGCGCGTGGACGAGATGGAGTTCAAGCGCGCCTACCGCTACATCAATCAGGAACTCAGCCTCGAAGTCGGGCCGCCGGCTCCCGACCAGTACCTGCCGCGGTTCGCGTCCGACCTCAATGTGAACGACGAGACCGAAGGCCGTGCTCGTGAACTCATTCAAACGGTGATGGAGGAAGGAGCACACTCCGGCAAGAGTCCCGTCGGCCTCGCCGGCGCTGCGCTGTACGCTGCTGGTATCCTGACGAACAACCGACTGACGCAGGACGAAGTCAGCGAGGTGGTCGGCGTCAGCACCGTCACGATCCGGAATCGATATCAAGAGCTACTCGAAGTCGAAGGGAAGCGTCAGCAGGCTGAACAGCGAGAATACACCGAGACGGAGGCAGCAGTCTAA
- a CDS encoding TrkA C-terminal domain-containing protein, with translation MDETDTVISIDHHCHTMVALYPILSLLIVFALSALIVRIGSIAFRMTGMSSDVASFQAASAYSGAGFTTDEAEVITESLGRRKIAQRLIRLGSVGIISGIASLTLSFTGSGNNNIGTIALIVGGAVVVYLFARSRWVERVTTPLIERTLARTTDLRLRDYTQVLGLRNGYRVAEIDVDAEDWLTAGSIAELDLPAEGVLPLAVERADGTYIGVPGPDVEKQPDDTLVLFGQEDRLQELSGRHETDTQAREDAVEDHQDRLEARDQSA, from the coding sequence ATGGACGAGACGGATACCGTCATATCGATAGACCACCACTGTCACACGATGGTCGCACTCTACCCCATCCTATCGCTCCTCATCGTGTTCGCGCTCTCGGCGCTGATCGTCCGGATCGGGTCGATCGCGTTCAGGATGACCGGGATGTCGTCGGACGTCGCCTCGTTTCAAGCCGCGTCGGCGTACTCGGGCGCGGGATTCACGACCGACGAGGCGGAAGTCATCACGGAATCACTCGGACGCCGGAAGATCGCTCAACGGCTCATCCGCCTCGGAAGCGTCGGCATCATCAGCGGTATCGCCTCGCTCACGCTCTCGTTTACCGGTAGCGGGAACAACAACATCGGGACGATTGCACTCATCGTCGGTGGCGCTGTCGTGGTCTACCTGTTCGCGCGCAGTCGATGGGTCGAACGAGTCACCACACCCCTCATCGAGCGGACGCTCGCCCGCACGACAGACCTGCGTCTGCGTGATTATACGCAGGTGCTCGGGCTACGGAACGGTTATCGCGTCGCCGAGATCGACGTCGATGCGGAGGACTGGCTCACCGCGGGGTCGATAGCCGAGTTGGACCTCCCCGCCGAAGGCGTGCTCCCGCTGGCCGTCGAGCGCGCCGACGGCACGTATATCGGCGTGCCGGGGCCCGATGTGGAAAAACAGCCTGACGACACACTCGTATTGTTCGGACAGGAAGACCGATTACAGGAACTCTCGGGCCGTCACGAGACCGACACTCAAGCGCGCGAGGACGCGGTCGAAGACCACCAAGACCGCCTCGAAGCGCGTGATCAATCTGCATGA
- a CDS encoding DUF433 domain-containing protein, translating to MAQQTARIVKGEDVMGGEPRIEGRRISVRQVAGWVEKGDLSAKTVADRYDLDIADVYRALTYYHENPARWPRCVAAAESRYVPHGSAG from the coding sequence ATGGCACAGCAGACCGCCCGCATCGTGAAAGGCGAGGACGTGATGGGCGGCGAACCGCGCATCGAGGGCCGTCGCATCAGCGTCCGACAGGTCGCAGGCTGGGTCGAGAAGGGCGACCTGTCGGCGAAGACCGTCGCCGACCGCTATGACCTCGACATCGCGGACGTGTATCGCGCGCTGACGTACTACCACGAGAACCCCGCGAGATGGCCAAGGTGCGTCGCCGCCGCCGAGAGCAGATACGTGCCGCACGGGAGCGCGGGATGA
- a CDS encoding ferritin-like domain-containing protein: protein MTNEQVIGLLRSAYNDEIETVMNYLTNATILDGVSAEEVKESLRADAKQEELIHAERIGNRLKELDAQPPASFEFEPEQEALQPPEDTADVLSVIDGVIEYEEDAIDTYRSLMEAAREADDPVTEDLAIDILSDEESHRSEFRSFRKGYD, encoded by the coding sequence ATGACAAACGAACAGGTGATAGGGCTGCTCCGAAGCGCCTACAACGACGAGATCGAGACAGTGATGAATTACCTGACGAACGCGACCATCCTCGACGGGGTCAGCGCAGAAGAGGTCAAAGAGAGCCTCCGAGCCGACGCGAAGCAGGAAGAACTCATTCACGCTGAGCGAATCGGGAACCGACTGAAGGAACTCGATGCCCAGCCCCCGGCTTCATTCGAATTTGAGCCGGAACAAGAGGCACTCCAACCACCGGAAGACACGGCTGACGTGCTCTCGGTCATCGACGGGGTGATCGAGTACGAAGAAGACGCAATCGATACGTATCGGTCGCTCATGGAAGCTGCCAGAGAGGCGGACGACCCGGTCACCGAAGACCTCGCCATTGATATCCTCAGCGACGAGGAATCCCATCGGAGCGAGTTTCGCAGTTTCCGGAAAGGCTACGATTAA